The genomic interval AGCACATTAAATGAGCTTGTGCATGCCTGTAATGTTCCCCTTAACGGTTCAGACTGTCCATAATTCAAACATATGTCATTCTCAGAGCTTTCCTGTTTGCTAATGAATAGCCTTAGCAGAATTGGATATAATGATGAGCTGTCGTTCATTCAGATCGTGCTGTTTAAGTGTCAGAAAGTAGAATTATTTGCAAGAAAAATGAGCACACTTGGTAGGAGTAATGGACTATTCCCAATGACATtagaacataaataaaatggagCATTGcatatgataaataataaaattagggAATTTGcctaaaaatgttttacttatgTGATTAAAATGCACTATTTTCCTAAATCGCTTTCCATAACTAACAGAATTATTATAGGTTTCACTAAATGGCCACAACAATGTATGTAAATTGGCTGTTTTGCATATAAATGCTTAAACTTGAGTTGTAGTGGGGAATAAATTGCTGGGAGTGAGAGCGCAGGCATGCAGCTTTGAGCAATCACAGTCATTAAGAAGCAGAATGCACTGGAGCCACCGCCAACTCCTCATATTTAATAATGGTCAGAAAtacaatgatttttaaaaatgtacatgcGAATAAAAATAGGCAGGAACAGGAAAGGTCAGAAGGTGCATGAGGAGGCTGGGACCTCAGCGTAAAACTTACATATGCAGAATAGGCCAGGGCAAACAATCCAATTGTCAGCTCCGCGATGAAAATGACGACAATGATGGAAAAGAACTATATGGGGAAAGTGGAGATTTATAATGAGCGTGACTGTACTACCAAGTAATTAAATGTATCTGAGGTCATATCGCAATGCATTAATGTATGGGAGACTGGAAAGCAATTTGACATTTTGTGCAGAGTAATTAGTGATTAATaatattgaatttatttaaaaatgatgaaaataattGGTACAATATTGATCTAAAACTTGTGTCTTTATATACAATGCTTGATAATGTGATTGTTTTTAATTACCATTATCAGGAGACATTTGCTCTCTTTTTTTGCCCCACAGCAGCCCAAAAATCCCAGCAGGGCCATTATAATTCCAACACTAATGAAGTATATGTCCACTTTGACGGTGTTCACTGCATAGATAGAGAACACCCCCAGTATGTTCGTCCCCAGGACATCTCCACTTAAACGCATCCAGAACCCCACAGCTATCAAGCCTGATCCTCCCACCTGAAAAAGAAACCTAGTATTAAGTAATATCAAAAATTGTAATTTAATAGTTAGTAACACTTGTAAGAAATTCATCATTCATATTGCATTATTGTTATATAACATGCATAGCATTAAACATGAAGTATAAATAtatgactttatttttaaacaaggtACATGCATACTAATGCTGTACTGTACTAAAATACTGGCTCTGGTCTTATAACTTGATGGTCATATACTATACCGAAACCtgtgttatgtaaggaataaaatgcagAGTTATAAATAGAAAATACTACGCAACGTTGTTCCCTCAGCTGACATTGATCAAAGCAGCACTTTCTCTCCATAGGGAATTTCCTCTCCACTTTTAAGGGACTCGACATGCTTCCTTGTTAATTTACCAGTGTTTAAGATAAAACAGTGATCTATGTATTCAGTTTGACTATACACAGTGTTTGAAGTGGGCCGATAATCCCCAGTACGCAGTACcggcacatttacattttactcttTGGCGTATCGTGACTTTTTCTTGCGTACCGCCACTTCTTACAACCTGCCGGTACTCTTTTCTGCCTTCTCCATATCAGGTTCTGGGCAATTTATAATTACCCTACatgaactacattacccaggGGGCACTATGTGGCGCTCACCTGTTCCTGTT from Ictalurus furcatus strain D&B chromosome 11, Billie_1.0, whole genome shotgun sequence carries:
- the LOC128615209 gene encoding tetraspanin-1; the protein is MMNFLQVLLTIKLQFLILLNTRFLFQVGGSGLIAVGFWMRLSGDVLGTNILGVFSIYAVNTVKVDIYFISVGIIMALLGFLGCCGAKKESKCLLIMFFSIIVVIFIAELTIGLFALAYSAYVSFTLRSQPPHAPSDLSCSCLFLFACTFLKIIVFLTIIKYEELAVAPVHSAS